From one Salvelinus alpinus chromosome 14, SLU_Salpinus.1, whole genome shotgun sequence genomic stretch:
- the LOC139539206 gene encoding uncharacterized protein — protein sequence MMNIEHEASCKLRRSMHSTPPADIDPKVHSIVERAVRSILGEQSNEPRSNLLSPSQVVVEVVPRLLLALWLQPEEGHSEHPILISGMAVGMVAAVVEKLSCMLKDPSPHIPFSRAAAFDSVRSILGRISRSFSTDDLQSPFYMSSVCAFVADAVQSCFQPPAATLPVPPVLTVAVSTTLPADIQAEVVDITPNTEADQTSSHLEVVDITPNTEADQASFHLNVVDITLNTEADPASSLLEVQNITTDTEADPASSHLDVVDITTNTEADSASSHLEVVDITPNTEADQASSHLEVEDITPNTEADLASSHLNVVDITPNTEAKPISSLLEVVDITPEERTLTMAVFATLQAEIQAEDVAVVIPDVSPHVTKDVTLDVPCRARKGAVRRLFCRLWRAVCCCACHKEEEEQY from the exons ATGATGAACATAGAGCACGAGGCTTCCTGCAAGCTCCGCCGCTCCATGCACTCCACCCCGCCAGCTGACAT CGATCCTAAAGTCCACAGCATCGTGGAGAGAGCTGTGAGGAGCATTCTGGGCGAGCAGTCCAATGAGCCCCGTAGCAACCTGCTCAGCCCATctcaggtggtggtggaggtggttccCAGGCTCCTCCTGGCCCTGTGGCTTCAGCCAGAGGAAGGCCATTCAGAGCACCCAATCCTAATAAGCGGGATGGCCGTGGGCATGGTGGCGGCCGTAGTGGAGAAGCTCTCCTGCATGTTAAAGGACCCTTCCCCTCACATCCCATTCTCCCGGGCTGCTGCTTTTGACTCTGTGCGGTCGATCCTCGGGAGAATCAGTCGGTCCTTCTCCACGGATGACCTCCAGAGCCCTTTTTATATGAGCTCGGTCTGTGCCTTTGTGGCGGACGCGGTGCAGAGCTGCTTCCAGCCCCCTGCAGCCACCCTACCAGTCCCCCCTGTCCTCACGGTGGCCgtttccaccacactaccagcagACATCCAAGCAG AGGTTGTAGACATCACCCCTAATACAGAGGCAGACCAGACTTCTTCCCACCTGGAGGTTGTGGACATCACCCCTAATACAGAGGCAGACCAGGCTTCTTTCCACCTGAATGTTGTGGACATAACCCTTAATACAGAGGCAGACCCGGCATCTTCCCTCTTGGAGGTTCAAAACATCACCACTGACACAGAGGCAGACCCGGCTTCTTCCCACCTAGATGTTGTGGACATCACCACTAACACAGAGGCAGACTCTGCGTCTTCCCACCTGGAGGTTGTGGACATCACCCCTAATACAGAGGCAGACCAGGCTTCTTCCCACCTGGAGGTTGAGGACATCACCCCTAACACAGAGGCAGATCTGGCTTCTTCCCACCTGAATGTTGTGGACATCACCCCTAATACAGAGGCAAAGCCCATCTCTTCCCTCTTGGAGGTTGTGGACATCACACCTGAAGAAAGGACTCTCACGATGGCCGTCTTCGCCACTCTGCAAGCTGAAATCCAAGCAG AGGATGTTGCTGTGGTCATCCCGGATGTCTCCCCACACGTCACCAAGGACGTGACACTGGATGTTCCATGCAGAGCTAGGAAAGGGGCAGTCCGGCGATTATTTTGCAGGCTTTGGAGGGCAGTGTGCTGCTGCGCCTGCCACAAGGAAGAGGAGGAACAATATTAA
- the LOC139538333 gene encoding zinc finger protein 180-like — protein sequence MSSLSYSPPDKEEGVCWTEKKALVKEEEEEEAVTIQKQVEGDAVTVKEEEKDVSVKEEEDTFRVKEEEDVTVKEEEEEKEEDAFFGVKEEEGEMTVTSKKEEEEEEETEFLVPVSQTHLKASNGSNNELSRKMVLGNQALINTRERRDHHGSSGEPQQHHEAEKSLSRSKHPKKHQQRPTGKKTHPCSDCGKCFVSSGCLKSHQRTHTGEKPYSCDQCGKRYVTSSGLTKHQRTHTGEKPYNCNQCGKSFTQSSSLILHQRTHTGEKPYSCIQCGKSFTQSFSLILHHRTHTGEKSYICAQCGKRFASSADIKIHQKIHTGERPFSCSDCGKSFVRSGQLKSHQRTHTVEKPYSCNQCGKSFTQSGNLVSHQRRHTGEKPYSCDQCGKSFTQSGNLVSHQRTHTGNKPFSCDECGKSFTTSNHLIVHQRTHTGEKPHSCDQCDKRYSDKRSLIKHQKIHGVVS from the exons atgagttcactaagctactctcctcctgataaagaagagggggtctgctggacggagaaaaaagctctcgtgaaagaggaggaggaagaggaggctgttacaatacaaaaacaagtagagggtgatgctgttacagtgaaagaagaagagaaagacgtttcagtgaaagaagaggaagatacgttcagagtgaaagaggaggaggatgttacagtaaaagaagaggaggaagagaaagaggaggatgcattttttggagtgaaagaggaggagggggagatgactgtcacatcgaaaaaggaggaggaagaagaggaggaaactgAATTTCTGGTCCCGGTCtcccaaacgcatcttaaggcatccaatggttctaacaatgaacttagccgtaagatggttttgggaaaccaggccctgattaacacta gagagagacgtgaccatcatggatcctctggggagcctcaacaacatcatgaagcAGAAAAAAGTCTCTCCAGATCAAAACACcccaagaaacaccagcagagacccacagggaagaaaactcacccctgctctgactgtggaaagtgttttgtttcttcAGGATGTTTaaaatcacaccagagaacacacacaggagagaaaccttatagctgtgatcaatgtgggaagagatatgTTACATCTAGTGGTCTGACTAAACATCAGAGAacgcacacaggagagaaaccgtataacTGTaaccaatgtgggaagagttttactcagtcatcCAGTCTGatattacaccagagaacacacacaggagagaaaccttatagctgtattcaatgtgggaagagttttactcagtcattCAGCCTGATAttacaccatagaacacacacaggagagaaatcttatatcTGTGCGCAATGCGGGAAGAGATTCGCCTCCTCAGCAGACATTAAAATTCACCAGaaaatccacacaggagagagaccttttagctgctctgactgtggaaagagttttgttCGCTCAGGACAATTaaaatcacaccagagaacacacacagtagagaaaccttatagctgtaatcaatgtgggaagagttttactcagtcaggcaacctggtatcacaccagagaagacacacaggagagaaaccttatagctgtgatcaatgtgggaagagttttactcagtcaggcaacctggtatcacaccagagaacacacacaggaaataaaccttttagctgtgatgaatgtggaaagagttttactacatctaaccACCTtattgtacaccagagaacacacacaggagagaaacctcatagctgtgatcaatgtgacaagagatactctgataaaagatctctgatcaaacatcagaaaatacatggagttgtttcatga